The Opisthocomus hoazin isolate bOpiHoa1 chromosome 32, bOpiHoa1.hap1, whole genome shotgun sequence genome includes a window with the following:
- the GALNT6 gene encoding polypeptide N-acetylgalactosaminyltransferase 6, translating into MRLFRRRYGPLKVALAGAVFVIFLFILQKDVGSKDPREEPWLKNIVQGKDQVLDLMLGAVNNIRDSMPKLQIGAPVRQEEPPPSARSCLPGVYTAAELRPLMERPPQDPASPGADGKAFKKDRWTPEETKEKERGYEKHCFNAFASDRISLQRALGPDSRPPECIDQKFKRCPPLPTTSVVIVFHNEAWSTLLRTVYSVLHASPALLLKEIILVDDASTDDYLKDELDRYVEQLQIVRVVRQEERKGLITARLLGASVASGEVLTFLDAHCECFHGWLEPLLSRIAEEPTAVVSPDIATIDLNTFEFSKPIQNGKQHSRGNFDWSLTFGWEVVPSRERQRRKDETFPIKSPTFAGGLFAISRSYFEHIGSYDDQMEIWGGENVEMSFRVWQCGGQVEIIPCSVVGHVFRSKSPHTFPKGTQVISRNQVRLAEVWMDDYKEIFYRRNQQAAQMAREKTYGDITDRRKLRERLHCKNFTWYLQTVYPEMFVPDLTPTFYGAIKNEGTKSCLDVGENNHGGKPLIMYPCHGMGGNQYFEYTSQRELRHNIGKELCLRASSGSAELGACQYRGKPGRVPASEEWDLVQDRLIKNPASGMCLTARGKHPAMVPCDPADAHQLWSFS; encoded by the exons ATGAGGCTTTTCCGGAGACGCTACGGCCCCTTGAAGGTGGCTCTGGCGGGCGCCGTCTTCGtcatcttcctcttcatcctccagAAGGATGTGGGGAGCAAGGACCCGAGAGAGGAACCCTGGTTGAAGAACATCGTCCAGGGGAAGGACCAAGTCCTCGACCTGATGCTGGGGGCGGTGAACAACATCCGCGACTCGATGCCGAAGCTGCAGATCGGCGCTCCGGTGCGGCAGGAGGAACCACCGCCCAGCGCTCGCTCCTGCCTGCCCGGCGTCTACACGGCGGCGGAGCTGCGGCCGCTGATGGAGAGACCCCCCCAAGACCCCGCCAGCCCCGGAGCCGACGGCAAAGCCTTCAAGAAGGATCGATGGACGCCGGAGGAGACGAAGGAGAAGGAGCGAGGTTACGAGAAGCATTGCTTCAACGCCTTCGCCAGCGACCGCATCTCCCTCCAGCGCGCGCTGGGGCCCGACAGCCGCCCGCCGGA GTGCATCGACCAGAAATTCAAGCGGTGCCCGCCCCTGCCCACCACCAGCGTCGTCATCGTCTTCCATAACGAAGCGTGGTCGACGCTGCTGCGGACGGTGTACAGCGTCCTGCACGCCTCCCCGGCCCTGCTGCTGAAGGAGATCATCCTGGTGGACGACGCCAGCACGGACG ACTACCTGAAGGACGAGCTGGATCGCTACGTGGAGCAGCTCCAGATCGTGCGAGTCGTGcggcaggaggagaggaaggggctGATCACGGCACGGCTGCTGGGGGCCAGCGTGGCCAGCGGGGAGGTCCTGACCTTCCTGGACGCCCACT GCGAGTGTTTTCACGGCTGGCTGGAACCCCTCTTATCCCGCATCGCCGAAGAGCCCACGGCCGTCGTCAGCCCCGACATCGCCACCATCGATCTCAACACCTTCGAATTCTCCAAGCCCATCCAGAACGGCAAGCAGCACAGCCGGGGCAACTTCGACTGGAGCCTGACTTTCGGCTGGGAGGTCGTCCCGTCCCGGGAGAGGCAGCGGAGGAAGGATGAGACCTTCCCCATCAA GTCCCCGACCTTCGCCGGTGGCCTCTTTGCCATCTCCAGGTCCTACTTCGAGCACATCGGCTCCTACGACGATCAGATGGAGATCTGGGGGGGCGAGAACGTGGAAATGTCCTTCAGG GTCTGGCAGTGCGGGGGTCAAGTCGAGATCATCCCTTGCTCCGTCGTGGGTCACGTCTTCCGCTCCAAGAGCCCCCACACCTTCCCCAAGGGCACCCAGGTCATCTCCAGGAACCAGGTCCGCCTGGCCGAGGTCTGGATGGACGACTACAAGGAGATCTTCTACAGGAGGAACCAGCAAGCTGCCCAGATGGCCAGAGAG AAGACGTATGGTGACATTACAGACCGCCGCAAGCTGAGGGAGCGGCTCCACTGCAAGAACTTCACCTGGTACCTCCAGACCGTCTACCCGGAGATGTTCGTCCCCGACCTGACCCCGACGTTTTACGGAGCG ATAAAAAACGAGGGCACCAAGAGCTGCCTGGACGTCGGCGAGAACAACCACGGTGGGAAACCGCTCATCATGTACCCCTGCCATGGGATGGGGGGCAACCAG TATTTCGAGTACACGAGCCAGCGGGAGCTGCGGCACAACATCGGGAAGGAGCTTTGCCTGCGGGCGAGCTCGGGGTCGGCCGAGCTGGGCGCCTGCCAGTACCGAGGGAAGCCCGGGCGGGTGCCGGCCAGCGAGGAGTGGGACCTGGTGCAG GATCGGCTGATTAAAAACCCGGCCTCCGGTATGTGCTTGACGGCACGAGGGAAGCACCCGGCGATGGTTCCCTGCGACCCGGCGGACGCCCACCAGCTCTGGTCCTTCAGCTAG